A single region of the Gossypium arboreum isolate Shixiya-1 chromosome 12, ASM2569848v2, whole genome shotgun sequence genome encodes:
- the LOC108477324 gene encoding uncharacterized protein LOC108477324, giving the protein MAYYRRGDSILDSFSLSPLPYPVLLILAVTSIFLGISWYVNYESVLETAEEQLSWVLFATPVVLILLARWVSSMDTSDMLFGSSPWERRRQTHQRPSEGSSPWIVAAFIVLLLILVQYQSVFRESWLV; this is encoded by the coding sequence ATGGCCTATTATAGAAGAGGGGACTCCATCCTTGATTCATTCTCTTTAAGCCCTTTGCCTTATCCTGTTCTGTTAATCCTAGCAGTGACATCAATATTTCTTGGGATATCATGGTATGTGAACTATGAATCAGTTCTGGAAACCGCTGAAGAGCAACTGAGTTGGGTTCTTTTCGCCACACCAGTTGTGTTGATACTCTTGGCTCGTTGGGTGTCATCTATGGATACTTCCGATATGTTATTTGGTTCATCGCCATGGGAACGTCGCCGCCAGACTCACCAGCGTCCTTCCGAGGGTAGCTCACCTTGGATTGTGGCTGCTTTCATTGTGCTGCTGCTGATTTTGGTACAGTATCAGTCAGTTTTTCGCGAGAGCTGGCTGGTATGA
- the LOC108477973 gene encoding uncharacterized protein LOC108477973: protein MDYIYISIMKASKQAYNNLYESVGILALRKHRGMEWLYPRRRGPQWKQGWSGQTLPSMSAPPLPLVTIFGIVLVLLWFSQYADYRAHLHNSAINFQLFLILLPVLLVFFMVSFSSSGRFAFCQRRLERHTVHPSRGSPWGIAVLVGLLFVLLFYQSSFHSKWFGPL, encoded by the coding sequence AtggactatatatatatatcaattatgAAAGCCAGCAAGCAAGCTTATAATAACCTATATGAAAGCGTTGGAATCCTAGCACTAAGAAAACACAGAGGAATGGAGTGGTTGTATCCTAGGCGAAGGGGTCCTCAGTGGAAACAAGGGTGGTCAGGCCAGACACTACCCTCCATGTCTGCACCGCCTCTCCCATTGGTCACCATTTTTGGGATCGTCCTTGTCTTGCTTTGGTTCTCTCAGTATGCTGATTACAGGGCCCACTTACATAACTCCGCAATAAACTTCCAGCTATTCCTTATTCTTTTGCCGGTTCTGCTAGTCTTCTTCATGGTCTCATTTTCATCTAGTGGAAGGTTTGCGTTTTGCCAGCGTCGTCTTGAGCGTCACACTGTTCACCCATCCAGGGGTTCACCTTGGGGCATCGCTGTCTTGGTTGGTCTTCTTTTTGTGTTGCTTTTTTATCAGTCTTCGTTTCACTCCAAATGGTTTGGACCTCTGTAA